The sequence below is a genomic window from Zhongshania aliphaticivorans.
CCGGCGCTTCCTCCGGCGGCGGCGCCAAGGGGCGCGGCGGCTCAGTAAAGAACTCCCGCACTGCGTCCAAATCCGGTCGTGGCGTATAGGGACCGGGGGTATGCTCTAGCGTGCCAAAGCGATTGCCACGCCGAGCCTCCGCTTCCATTGCATTCACGGGGAAGGTCTCGTAGCTGCGCCCGCCGGGGTGAGATACATGGTAGCTACAGCCACCCATAGAGCGCCCAGTCCAGGTATCGATTAGATCGAATATAAGCGGCGTGTGCACTCCGATGGTAGGGTGCAAGGCGGATGGCGGCGCCCACGCGCGGTAGCGCACACCGGCCACATATTCACCGTGCGTGGCGGTATTGCGCAGCGGCACGCGCCGTCCGTTACAGGCAAGTATATAGCGGCCATCGGTTAGCCCAGTGACCTTCACCTGCAAACGCTCCACCGATGAATCCACATAGCGAGCGGTGCCGAAACTACCCACTTCCTCACCCAGCACATTCCACGGTTCAACCGCCCAGCGCAGTTCAATTTCAATCTCGTCGAGCTTTACTCGGCCATAATGCGGAAAGCGAAACTCCTCAAAGGGTAATAGCCACTCCGCCTTGAAGGGATAGCCATGCTCCTGCAGGTCGGTGACGACTTCGTTCATGTCCTGCCACAAATAATGCGGCATCATAAACTTGTCGTGCAAAGCCGTACCCCAGCGCACCAGCGGCTTTTTATAAGGTTCAGCCCAAAATCGACCGACCAAGGTGCGAATCAATAGTGCCTGAACCAGCGCCATGCGGCTGTGCGGCGGCATTTCAAATCCGCGAAACTCTAACAATCCCAAACGGCCGGTAGCGCTATTTGGCGCATACAGTTTATCAATACAGAATTCAGCGCGATGGGTGTTGCCGGTGATATCAATCAGCAAGTTCCGCATTAGCCGGTCAACCAGCCAAGGCTGATCCGCCAATCCTTCGGGCATTTGCTGAAAGGCTATCTCCATCTCGTAGAGCATTTCGTCCCGCCCTTCATCGACGCGGGGCGCCTGACTGGTTGGGCCTACAAACGCACCAGAAAATATATACGACAAGCTTGGATGGTGCTGCCAAAAGGTGACCAAACTGCGCAGTAAGTCCGGGCGGCGCAGGATCGGGCTATCGGCCGGCGTGGCGCCGCCAAGGGTGATATGGTTGCCGCCGCCGGTACCGGTATGACGACCATCGAGCATAAATTTTTCAGCGCCCAAGCGACACTCTCGCGCTGCTGCGTAAAGCTCAGTCGTGTTTGCAACCAGCTCCTGCCAATTCGACGTTGGGTGTACGTTCACTTCAATGACGCCTGGGTCTGGCGTAACCAGTAGCTTTTGGATACGTGGATCACGAGGTGGTTCATAGCCCTCAATGATGACGGGCACAGCCAGCTCATCGGCAGTTTCTTCAATAGCCGCTACCAGTTCAATATAGTGTTCTAAACTGTGTAAGGGCGGCATAAAGACATGGACTTTACCGCCCCGCGCTTCAATACACATCGCAGTGCGAACCAGTGGCACACTGTCGTCGACTGCGTCAGCAACTGCCCTACTCGCAGCGTGTAATTTCTGCGGGGTTGGCGGGTTCGATTCCAGTGGAAAATGAATATCCTCTCGTGTCTGTAAATTACCACGAGGATCAAAGGGGTCGCGATCAGCGGGTATATCTGGTGCTGTTGATTCAGGCAAATCTCCTAACGGCAGGCGTAAACCCATTGGCGAATCACCCGGTGTCAGGATAAGGCGCTCACGTTTTACATTCCAAATACTACTCGTCCATTCGCCACTAGCGGGATCGCAAGCCAAAGGCACTATATAACCGCTAGGATCTTTAAAACCCTGT
It includes:
- a CDS encoding DUF2126 domain-containing protein, which codes for MTIRVAIHHKTYYKFDRLVNLSPHIIRLRPAPHSRTPIHSYSMKVVPEAHFLNWQQDAFGNYLGRLVFPEKTDKFSIEVEVIADMTVINPFDFFLEEYAENFPFYYKKQLKKELAPYLEKEKQGKVFNKLVRSISKAPRRMNDFLVEVNQILEKKIEYCIRFEPGVQTPEETLSLAKGSCRDSAWLLVQIFRHLGLAARFASGYLVQLSSDEKSLDGPSGPEKDFTDLHAWCEVYIPGAGWIGLDPTSGLFASEGHIPLACTPDPVSAAPIEGYTDECEVEFDYSNEVERAHEDPRVTKPYSDAQWADILLLGDAVDRDLVAKDVRLTMGGEPTFVSVDDMESAQWNIDALGADKLRLAKTLLLKLRNHFAPMGLLHYGQGKWYPGEEVPRWALGLFWRKDGEALWTKPELLARVDQDYGHTVKNAEKFAVTLAGLLSLPKDYVQPAYEDALHYLLQEQKIPKNIDILAAKISDDLGRRRLARLLEQGFKDPSGYIVPLACDPASGEWTSSIWNVKRERLILTPGDSPMGLRLPLGDLPESTAPDIPADRDPFDPRGNLQTREDIHFPLESNPPTPQKLHAASRAVADAVDDSVPLVRTAMCIEARGGKVHVFMPPLHSLEHYIELVAAIEETADELAVPVIIEGYEPPRDPRIQKLLVTPDPGVIEVNVHPTSNWQELVANTTELYAAARECRLGAEKFMLDGRHTGTGGGNHITLGGATPADSPILRRPDLLRSLVTFWQHHPSLSYIFSGAFVGPTSQAPRVDEGRDEMLYEMEIAFQQMPEGLADQPWLVDRLMRNLLIDITGNTHRAEFCIDKLYAPNSATGRLGLLEFRGFEMPPHSRMALVQALLIRTLVGRFWAEPYKKPLVRWGTALHDKFMMPHYLWQDMNEVVTDLQEHGYPFKAEWLLPFEEFRFPHYGRVKLDEIEIELRWAVEPWNVLGEEVGSFGTARYVDSSVERLQVKVTGLTDGRYILACNGRRVPLRNTATHGEYVAGVRYRAWAPPSALHPTIGVHTPLIFDLIDTWTGRSMGGCSYHVSHPGGRSYETFPVNAMEAEARRGNRFGTLEHTPGPYTPRPDLDAVREFFTEPPRPLAPPPEEAPGEYPHTLDLRRKPNWIG